The following coding sequences lie in one Populus trichocarpa isolate Nisqually-1 chromosome 14, P.trichocarpa_v4.1, whole genome shotgun sequence genomic window:
- the LOC7466284 gene encoding DEAD-box ATP-dependent RNA helicase 41, with protein sequence MSTPLVDGLTVSEAAGDDVKKTSRDQREALPGEPICVVCGRYGEYICDQTDSDICSLECKQTLLGRAADTHLPVGHPLPKRLAATDECFYVRDSESPLTSDQTELLRRKLEIHVKGDSVPDPILSFSSCNLPEKLLHNIQTLGYDMPTPIQMQGIAAALTGKSLLASADTGSGKTASFLVPVVSRCATFRHGNISKSKKPLAMVLTPTRELCIQVEEQAKLLGKGLPFKTALVIGGDAMPRQLYRIQQGVELIVGTPGRLIDLLAKHDIELDDIMILVLDEVDCMLQQGFRDQVMQIFRALSQPQVLMYSATMSQEVEKMASSMAKDLIFVSIGQPNRPSKAVKQLAIWVESKQKKQKLFDILMSKQHFLPPSIVYVGSRIGADLLSNAITVTTGLKALSIHGEKSMKERREIMKSFLVGEVPLVVATGVLGRGVDLLGVRQVIVFDMPNCIKEYVHQIGRASRMGEDGTSIVFVNEENRNLFPDLVEVLKSSGAVIPRELVNSRYVKRSFPMGKGQRKRKYGS encoded by the exons ATGAGCACACCACTTGTTGATGGACTCACTG TGTCTGAGGCTGCGGGAGATGATGTGAAAAAGACCTCTAGAGACCAGAGAGAAGCGCTGCCTGGGGAGCCTATATGTGTTGTTTGTGGTCGCTATGGTGAGTATATATGTGATCAGACTGATTCTGATATTTGCAGCTTGGAATGCAAACAAACTCTCTTAGGGAGGGCTGCTGACACCCACCTTCCAGTTGGCCACCCACTTCCTAAACGACTGGCTGCAACTGATGAGTGCTTTTATGTTAGAGACTCAGAATCTCCTTTAACTAGCGATCAAACAGAACTGCTGAGGAGGAAACTGGAAATCCATGTGAAGGGAGACTCAGTTCCAGATCCCATTTTGTCTTTCTCTTCTTGTAATCTTCCTGAGAAACTCCTGCACAACATACAGACTTTAGGATATGACATGCCGACACCTATACAGATGCAAGGTATTGCGGCTGCTTTGACCGGAAAAAGTCTGCTTGCTTCAGCTGACACTGGCTCAGGGAAAACTGCATCCTTTCTGGTTCCTGTTGTTTCTCGTTGTGCGACTTTTAGGCATGGGAATATATCTAAAAGTAAAAAGCCACTAGCGATGGTTTTAACTCCAACCAGGGAGCTTTGTATACAGGTTGAGGAACAGGCTAAATTGCTAGGAAAGGGTTTGCCTTTTAAAACTGCCCTTGTGATTGGCGGTGATGCCATGCCTAGACAACTGTACCGCATTCAGCAGGGTGTGGAACTCATTGTGGGAACTCCTGGTAGGCTTATTGATCTCTTAGCAAAGCACGATATTGAACTAGATGACATAATGATATTGGTCCTGGATGAGGTGGACTGCATGCTTCAACAGGGCTTCCGAGATCAGGTTATGCAGATTTTCAGGGCTCTCTCACAACCCCAAGTGTTGATGTATTCGGCTACAATGTCACAAGAGGTAGAGAAGATGGCAAGCTCTATGgcaaaagatttaatttttgtttccatTGGCCAGCCTAACAGACCAAGTAAGGCCGTGAAGCAGCTGGCTATCTGGGTGGAGtcaaaacaaaagaagcaaAAGCTTTTTGACATATTGATGAGCAAGCAGCATTTTCTACCACCATCAATTGTATATGTGGGTTCCCGAATTGGGGCAGATCTCCTATCTAATGCAATCACAGTCACCACTGGATTGAAGGCCCTATCAATTCATGGAGAGAAGTCTATGAAGGAGAGACGAGAGATAATGAAGTCATTTTTGGTTGGAGAGGTTCCTCTGGTTGTGGCTACTGGGGTTTTGGGTCGGGGAGTTGATCTCTTGGGCGTGAGACAGGTAATAGTGTTTGATATGCCCAATTGCATTAAGGAGTATGTCCATCAGATTGGGAGGGCATCGCGAATGGGAGAGGATGGTACATCTATTGTATTTGTTAATGAGGAGAACAGGAATTTATTTCCAGATTTGGTTGAAGTCTTAAAATCTTCCGGAGCTGTGATCCCTCGTGAGCTTGTTAATTCAAGGTATGTGAAGCGTTCTTTTCCTATGGGCAAGGGCCAGAGAAAGCGAAAGTATGGTTCATGA